In the Palaeococcus pacificus DY20341 genome, one interval contains:
- a CDS encoding GNAT family N-acetyltransferase, producing MRRPIILSGENVSLGLLLKEDMPKIWEWFNDRDLREFLMNPEEIFYLEDEMEWYENVRKNKEKHKVFTILNATTAELMGVIGLHNIDHKNGHAELGYFLWKKYWRKGYMSEAVKLMLNYAFEYLNLRKVYARVFEPNIGSQRVLEKNGFNLAGKLKKHVYIPKFGYVDVLYYEMFREEWEG from the coding sequence ATGAGACGGCCGATTATATTAAGCGGTGAAAATGTATCTCTGGGTTTGCTGTTGAAAGAGGACATGCCCAAGATTTGGGAGTGGTTCAACGACAGGGATCTTAGGGAGTTCTTGATGAATCCTGAGGAGATTTTTTATCTTGAAGATGAAATGGAGTGGTACGAGAACGTTAGAAAGAATAAAGAGAAACATAAAGTCTTTACGATACTCAATGCCACAACTGCAGAACTGATGGGTGTCATTGGACTCCACAATATAGACCACAAGAATGGACACGCCGAGCTGGGCTACTTTTTATGGAAGAAGTATTGGAGAAAAGGCTACATGAGCGAGGCCGTTAAGTTAATGCTCAACTATGCTTTTGAGTATCTGAACTTGAGAAAAGTCTATGCAAGGGTTTTTGAACCTAACATTGGCTCACAGAGAGTTTTAGAGAAGAACGGCTTTAACTTAGCTGGGAAATTAAAAAAGCACGTTTATATTCCAAAATTTGGCTACGTTGATGTCCTGTATTATGAGATGTTTAGAGAGGAGTGGGAGGGATAA
- a CDS encoding DHH family phosphoesterase, with the protein MKVLILGGGVIGRTLADALKGEVDITIIEKDEVRAKALIESGFRVIVGDFSYTATLLKAGIDKADLIVITTMDVHTIKRATQVIRTNNKEIPIITVIPDEISPDELQKEIEEELEFEAKLNYTLSPRIALSKAIIHLIENFAEKKNASLLYRKLLDLKQKGDSLLIVMHDNPDPDAMASAVALKAIAQQVGFTVKMVYGGEITHHENRALVNILGLDLVKVSRGSYEIKRHPFIAIIDCQPNGNLTILEEDDLKRVQILIDHHQILENAKERIPSDAFIDIRPDAKASSSILTEYLRALNIDVNSYLGTALFYGIYTDTKKFSMLSHIDLDAIEFLAEKINYALLEKIENPDISTEAAEILAKAILNRRVYKNTIISNVGFITNRDAIAQAADFLLRLEGTSTVLVFGVVDDRIEISSRTKDVRINIGQILKSAFGDIGSAGGHSQMGGARINLGIFKLARDKNSLLRLVEEAITEKFLEALGIKES; encoded by the coding sequence ATGAAAGTGTTAATACTAGGTGGCGGCGTTATTGGAAGGACGTTGGCAGATGCTTTAAAGGGAGAGGTTGATATTACAATTATAGAAAAAGATGAAGTTAGAGCAAAAGCTTTAATCGAGAGCGGCTTTCGGGTAATAGTAGGTGATTTTAGTTATACTGCCACACTGTTAAAAGCAGGAATTGATAAAGCTGATTTGATTGTTATAACAACTATGGATGTACATACAATAAAAAGGGCAACCCAAGTAATTAGAACTAATAATAAAGAAATTCCCATCATCACTGTAATCCCTGACGAAATTTCTCCTGATGAGCTTCAAAAAGAAATTGAGGAAGAACTTGAATTTGAAGCCAAACTAAACTATACTCTTTCGCCCCGAATAGCACTATCAAAGGCCATAATACACCTAATAGAAAACTTTGCAGAAAAGAAAAATGCAAGCTTGCTCTACAGAAAATTGCTCGACCTTAAACAAAAGGGCGATTCTTTGCTGATTGTTATGCATGACAACCCAGATCCCGATGCCATGGCAAGCGCGGTGGCATTAAAAGCTATAGCCCAGCAGGTTGGATTCACGGTTAAGATGGTATACGGTGGGGAAATAACTCACCATGAAAATAGAGCTCTCGTTAATATTCTAGGATTGGACTTGGTTAAAGTCTCTAGGGGTTCCTACGAGATTAAGAGGCATCCCTTTATAGCAATTATTGACTGCCAGCCCAACGGAAACCTGACAATTTTAGAAGAGGATGACTTAAAACGTGTTCAAATTTTAATTGACCACCACCAAATACTAGAGAACGCAAAAGAGAGAATACCAAGCGATGCTTTCATAGACATACGACCTGATGCAAAAGCCTCTTCGTCAATTCTCACTGAATATTTAAGGGCGCTCAATATAGATGTCAACTCCTACTTGGGCACTGCGCTTTTCTATGGAATTTACACTGACACGAAAAAGTTCTCGATGCTGAGCCACATCGACCTTGACGCGATAGAGTTTCTGGCCGAAAAAATAAACTATGCACTTCTGGAGAAAATTGAAAATCCAGATATTTCAACTGAAGCAGCAGAAATACTTGCAAAGGCGATATTAAATAGAAGGGTGTATAAGAACACCATAATCTCTAATGTGGGCTTTATAACAAATAGAGATGCAATAGCCCAAGCGGCAGACTTCCTATTGAGGCTCGAAGGTACTTCAACAGTGCTTGTCTTTGGAGTAGTTGATGATAGAATTGAAATTTCTTCAAGGACAAAAGATGTAAGAATAAACATTGGACAGATTCTAAAGAGTGCCTTTGGTGATATAGGCAGTGCCGGCGGTCACTCTCAAATGGGCGGTGCTAGAATAAATTTGGGAATATTCAAATTAGCACGAGACAAAAACTCCCTCCTAAGATTGGTAGAAGAAGCTATAACTGAAAAATTTTTAGAAGCATTGGGAATAAAAGAATCCTAA
- a CDS encoding phenylacetate--CoA ligase family protein: protein MSGLVIGRVSQNDFEDLRYTAKKAIETTKFWKEKFSEIDLEDLTAETLLSKTDSLYITPKDLYNVESIWPSYILNREVFHAMMRTSGTTGEPKRIPFTKDDKRRVSRQIAPWVTKYMDKGDKIASFFPLLPSSSGVFAYGGFEELGMRVGYYQIPIQYLMKPDLLLKELKSIKPTALFCLTTTAYLLGLKLPEEIRNDISVIVLGGETLTEEMAKAMLTYFENAMIVDNFGASEEGVTGYRLITKNRIEPFKFPESVLILKERDGEDEYKEYYKLYLTKVMREGELTGLPIFNYDIGDFARVVNGEITSIIRVKDVISLAGAKLHIDQVMNIVYRYSFLTDFVIIYHPLSPNNPKPKAIIRVGYVEKFSGIEDEIRSLIYQANNPVRYEVEESKQAELIIEAVPASELRKDLPQKPGKTKRIYIVGKDI from the coding sequence ATGTCCGGCTTGGTGATTGGAAGAGTCTCGCAGAATGATTTTGAAGATCTGAGGTACACTGCCAAGAAGGCAATTGAAACTACAAAATTTTGGAAAGAGAAATTTTCTGAGATTGATCTTGAGGATTTGACAGCAGAGACTTTGCTCTCGAAAACTGACAGTTTGTACATAACACCTAAAGATTTGTACAATGTGGAAAGTATTTGGCCAAGCTATATACTAAACCGTGAAGTGTTCCATGCAATGATGAGAACGAGTGGAACAACAGGGGAACCCAAAAGAATTCCTTTTACAAAAGACGATAAACGAAGGGTTTCAAGACAAATTGCTCCTTGGGTTACAAAATATATGGATAAAGGAGATAAAATCGCGTCGTTCTTTCCATTGTTGCCGTCATCGTCAGGAGTTTTTGCATATGGTGGATTTGAAGAACTTGGCATGAGAGTGGGATACTATCAAATACCAATTCAATATTTAATGAAACCTGATCTCCTGCTTAAAGAATTAAAAAGCATAAAACCTACCGCACTGTTTTGTTTAACAACAACTGCTTATCTCCTTGGGTTAAAGCTTCCCGAGGAAATCAGAAATGATATAAGCGTTATAGTGCTTGGAGGGGAGACATTAACAGAAGAGATGGCAAAGGCAATGCTCACATATTTTGAAAATGCAATGATAGTGGACAACTTCGGCGCATCGGAAGAAGGAGTTACAGGATACAGATTAATCACGAAAAACCGCATAGAACCTTTTAAATTCCCCGAGTCTGTTTTGATCTTGAAAGAAAGAGATGGAGAGGATGAATACAAGGAGTACTACAAACTCTACCTTACAAAGGTTATGAGAGAAGGTGAACTCACTGGATTGCCTATCTTCAATTATGATATTGGTGATTTTGCAAGAGTCGTTAACGGAGAGATAACAAGCATAATAAGGGTTAAAGATGTTATCAGTTTGGCGGGTGCAAAGCTGCACATTGATCAAGTTATGAACATTGTTTACAGATACAGCTTCTTGACAGACTTTGTCATAATATATCATCCACTATCTCCAAACAATCCAAAACCAAAGGCGATCATAAGAGTTGGTTATGTCGAAAAGTTCTCTGGGATAGAGGATGAGATTAGAAGCCTCATATATCAAGCAAACAATCCCGTTAGATATGAAGTGGAGGAGTCTAAACAAGCGGAGCTTATAATAGAAGCAGTTCCTGCAAGTGAATTGAGGAAAGACCTTCCACAAAAGCCGGGCAAGACTAAGAGAATTTACATCGTAGGTAAGGACATTTGA
- a CDS encoding DUF835 domain-containing protein, translating into MAEAGLVMLLDLTAFALILRVYLKNKRKSALAFSLAWFFDFLTILFGSDSHYELSSLFLATFSALIFYGSLTLLKEERESLSQDRIRRYSLVPPIAIFYFWILKSINLVDEWMFMVGISSLISCIFLVISGVLIKTLDHIYEKKARYLSYTLALFGIHLLPLPILGRAEWYFPIGFTISTVLILILTILMIRLTSSKQFNKLKEAVVKEIDIKTGVLIVDQEEYKRLREKLKDAPVLAFLREIKDAPENWECFFVTTAVKEETKNAIYPTDLAKMTELSYRYLKTAADSKVKGIVVIDCLEYLLIYNETSAIMKFLTKLTDFALINNSTLILVADKSALGEKQWALLNKLLGEIY; encoded by the coding sequence ATGGCTGAAGCTGGATTAGTAATGCTCTTAGATTTGACCGCTTTTGCTCTTATTTTGCGCGTCTATTTGAAGAATAAGAGAAAATCAGCTTTAGCGTTTTCACTAGCATGGTTCTTTGACTTTCTAACAATATTATTCGGCAGCGATAGTCATTATGAGTTAAGCTCATTGTTTTTAGCTACATTCTCAGCTTTAATTTTCTATGGGTCTTTAACACTCCTCAAAGAAGAAAGAGAGTCTCTAAGTCAAGATAGGATAAGACGTTATTCATTAGTTCCCCCTATAGCCATTTTCTATTTCTGGATTTTAAAATCAATTAATTTAGTCGATGAGTGGATGTTCATGGTAGGAATATCCTCTTTAATCTCTTGTATTTTTTTAGTTATTTCTGGCGTTCTAATAAAGACTTTAGATCATATATACGAAAAGAAGGCAAGATACTTATCATATACCCTAGCACTTTTTGGGATTCATCTGCTCCCGCTTCCAATTCTAGGAAGAGCAGAATGGTATTTTCCCATTGGCTTTACAATTTCGACAGTACTAATCCTCATTTTAACCATTCTTATGATACGTTTGACATCTTCAAAACAATTCAATAAGCTAAAAGAAGCTGTTGTAAAAGAAATAGACATTAAAACAGGAGTTTTGATTGTTGATCAGGAGGAATATAAACGATTAAGAGAAAAATTAAAAGATGCTCCAGTTTTGGCATTTTTAAGAGAAATAAAAGATGCTCCTGAGAATTGGGAGTGTTTCTTTGTTACCACTGCAGTTAAAGAGGAAACAAAAAATGCAATATATCCTACGGATTTAGCTAAGATGACTGAATTGTCGTATAGATATTTAAAAACCGCGGCGGATTCTAAAGTCAAAGGAATTGTAGTTATTGACTGTCTCGAATATCTTTTAATCTACAACGAAACCTCAGCTATTATGAAATTTTTAACTAAGCTAACAGACTTTGCACTTATTAATAACAGCACGCTAATATTGGTCGCTGATAAATCTGCCCTAGGCGAAAAGCAATGGGCTCTCTTAAACAAACTATTAGGGGAGATATATTGA
- a CDS encoding PRC-barrel domain-containing protein: MVMRLSKLYGKQIYSTKGNYVGYVDEVLIDIDQGKAKVLALGLPGEKVGIPYERVTAIGDIILVKAKED, encoded by the coding sequence ATGGTGATGCGCTTATCAAAACTTTACGGAAAGCAGATATACAGTACGAAAGGAAACTACGTCGGTTACGTGGATGAGGTTTTAATAGATATAGACCAGGGAAAGGCTAAAGTTTTAGCCTTAGGTTTGCCAGGGGAAAAAGTTGGTATTCCTTACGAGAGAGTTACAGCGATAGGAGATATAATATTGGTAAAAGCAAAAGAAGATTAG
- the tiaS gene encoding tRNA(Ile2) 2-agmatinylcytidine synthetase TiaS, translating to MMIHIGIDDTDSPNGMCTTYVGALLYREISRLAHPIDLPRLIRLNPNVPYKTRGNGAVAMSFEADEKDISRIKELVLDMVKSLSDFSHENTNPGVVFLEGEVPKELTEFTYKAIWEHVSIEEAEKAAKEVGAEVHKFKIGRGIIGALASIGHPLDRFTYELLAYRGRELWGTKRRVNKESVFEMDKRFYPLTYDNVDWEKGSVLITPHGKDPVLVGIRGIDEKKVLSAFERIIFEEPVEFFQVFKTNQNTDDHLRFRRIGELKPLESAVVKGKVVKDWWEKGRHVFFELADETGKIRVAAFEPTKGFRRYVRELIEGDEIIAAGGVKEFEGVLTLNLEKFYPAKLAKKVEYKKPKCPKCGGTMKSKGDYLKCKKCGHKMPKTLIPIEVPRELKQKIYEVPPDARRHLSRPLVLPLGEERILEILKKS from the coding sequence ATGATGATTCACATAGGCATCGACGACACGGACTCCCCAAATGGCATGTGCACAACTTATGTGGGCGCTTTGCTCTATAGAGAAATCTCCCGCTTAGCTCACCCTATAGACCTTCCCCGCTTGATTAGGCTTAATCCAAATGTACCCTACAAAACTAGGGGCAACGGCGCCGTTGCAATGAGCTTTGAAGCTGATGAGAAGGATATTTCTAGGATTAAAGAGCTCGTTTTGGATATGGTTAAGTCGTTATCTGATTTTTCTCATGAAAACACAAATCCTGGAGTAGTCTTCTTAGAGGGCGAAGTTCCAAAGGAGCTCACCGAGTTTACTTATAAAGCAATTTGGGAGCATGTGAGCATAGAGGAGGCTGAGAAAGCAGCTAAGGAAGTCGGCGCCGAGGTTCACAAGTTCAAGATCGGGCGCGGTATAATAGGGGCATTAGCTTCAATTGGGCACCCACTTGATAGATTTACTTATGAGTTATTGGCATACCGCGGGAGGGAGCTCTGGGGGACAAAGAGGCGCGTAAATAAGGAGAGCGTCTTTGAGATGGATAAACGCTTTTACCCCCTCACCTACGACAACGTGGATTGGGAAAAGGGGAGCGTTTTGATAACGCCGCACGGCAAAGACCCGGTTTTAGTTGGAATTAGAGGAATTGATGAGAAAAAGGTGCTCTCAGCGTTTGAGCGTATAATCTTCGAGGAGCCTGTGGAGTTTTTCCAAGTTTTTAAGACGAACCAAAACACAGACGACCACTTAAGGTTCAGGCGCATTGGTGAGCTTAAACCTCTCGAAAGTGCTGTCGTTAAGGGGAAAGTTGTCAAGGATTGGTGGGAAAAGGGAAGGCACGTCTTCTTTGAGCTTGCCGATGAGACGGGGAAGATTAGGGTAGCCGCTTTCGAGCCGACTAAGGGGTTTAGGCGCTATGTGAGAGAGCTTATTGAAGGCGACGAGATTATCGCTGCTGGAGGGGTTAAGGAGTTTGAAGGCGTTTTGACGCTCAACCTTGAGAAGTTCTATCCCGCGAAGCTCGCCAAAAAAGTTGAGTACAAAAAGCCCAAGTGCCCCAAGTGCGGAGGAACGATGAAGAGCAAAGGAGATTACTTGAAGTGCAAAAAGTGCGGCCATAAGATGCCAAAAACGCTAATCCCCATCGAAGTGCCCCGTGAGCTTAAGCAAAAGATATATGAAGTTCCTCCAGATGCGAGAAGGCACTTATCGAGGCCTTTGGTTTTACCTTTGGGTGAGGAGAGGATTTTAGAAATCCTCAAAAAGAGCTGA
- a CDS encoding metallophosphoesterase encodes MRIVAVTDLHGRAGKAREFVEELKGFDFDLLLIGGDITHFGGREQAERLLTILEELGKPILAVMGNCDGRDVLELFEEKGINIHDKRVEFKGLGIVGFGGSNITPFSTIWEFDDGHIRDSVERNYREGDILLIHAPPYGTKVDKTYTGVHVGSKALKHFIEEKQPPLVICGHIHEARGVDEIGKTLIVNPGPLSRGHYAIIDVGDRISIELR; translated from the coding sequence ATGAGGATTGTAGCGGTAACTGATCTCCACGGAAGAGCGGGTAAGGCTAGGGAGTTTGTTGAAGAGCTTAAAGGCTTTGACTTCGATTTGCTCCTGATAGGAGGGGACATAACGCACTTTGGTGGACGTGAGCAAGCTGAGCGGTTATTAACCATATTGGAAGAACTTGGAAAGCCAATTCTCGCTGTCATGGGCAACTGTGACGGGAGGGACGTTTTGGAGCTCTTTGAAGAGAAAGGGATTAACATTCACGATAAAAGGGTTGAGTTTAAAGGCCTTGGAATAGTGGGCTTCGGCGGCTCAAATATAACACCGTTCTCGACTATATGGGAGTTCGATGATGGGCATATAAGGGATAGCGTGGAGAGAAACTACCGTGAGGGCGATATACTTCTAATCCACGCCCCTCCATACGGCACGAAAGTCGATAAAACCTATACAGGGGTTCATGTAGGAAGTAAAGCCTTGAAGCACTTCATCGAAGAAAAGCAACCGCCCCTTGTTATCTGCGGTCACATACACGAGGCGAGAGGAGTTGATGAAATTGGTAAAACGCTCATTGTAAACCCCGGGCCGCTCTCTAGGGGGCACTACGCCATAATCGATGTGGGAGATAGGATTAGCATAGAGCTGAGATAG
- a CDS encoding molybdopterin-binding protein — protein sequence MGFLKVVPLEEALKVIDSFGLKPQIEEIPLEEALGRVLAEDVKAPIDVPPFDRATVDGYALLSKDTWKASESEPVRLEIVGQINAGDVPTIELKEGQAVGISTGAPLPKGADAVAMLEEVDVEGDELIVYKPYYPQAGVMKAGSDIVKGKEVLKASKKLTFKDTALLSALGFEKVKVFKKPKVAVISTGNEIILPGDELGVGKIYDINGRAITDAIRELGAEAYFLGIAKDDEASLKEKIFEGLKYDMVILSGGASAGVRDLTSSIIEAHGEVFIHGIAIQPGKPTIIGQIQGKPVFGLPGYPTSCLTNFTLLVAPLLRKLLGLKGEHRKVQKKLAFKVFSVKGRRQFLPVKIEGEEAVPILKGSGAVTSFVDADGFIEVPETVEILEEGEEVEVFLF from the coding sequence ATGGGGTTCTTGAAAGTAGTTCCTCTCGAGGAAGCGCTAAAGGTAATCGATTCCTTCGGTTTAAAGCCTCAAATAGAGGAAATTCCTTTAGAAGAAGCTCTTGGGCGAGTCTTGGCTGAAGACGTAAAGGCACCAATAGACGTGCCCCCATTTGATAGGGCGACAGTTGATGGGTATGCCCTCTTAAGTAAAGACACTTGGAAAGCCAGCGAGAGCGAGCCCGTGCGCTTGGAGATTGTAGGTCAAATAAATGCGGGTGACGTTCCCACAATCGAGCTCAAAGAAGGCCAAGCCGTCGGAATATCAACAGGTGCTCCGCTTCCAAAGGGCGCCGATGCCGTTGCAATGCTTGAGGAGGTTGATGTTGAGGGAGACGAACTGATAGTTTACAAGCCTTACTATCCCCAGGCAGGCGTTATGAAGGCTGGAAGCGACATAGTAAAGGGTAAAGAGGTTTTAAAGGCCTCAAAGAAGCTCACCTTCAAGGATACGGCACTCCTGTCAGCCCTTGGATTTGAAAAAGTCAAAGTTTTCAAAAAGCCGAAAGTGGCGGTGATAAGCACGGGCAACGAGATAATACTCCCTGGAGATGAACTTGGAGTAGGAAAGATTTACGACATAAACGGAAGAGCAATCACCGATGCGATAAGGGAGCTCGGCGCGGAAGCGTACTTTTTAGGCATAGCGAAAGACGATGAGGCGAGCTTAAAGGAGAAGATTTTTGAGGGGCTTAAGTACGATATGGTCATACTCTCAGGAGGGGCTTCCGCAGGTGTTAGGGACTTGACGAGCTCTATAATTGAAGCTCATGGTGAGGTTTTCATCCACGGCATAGCGATTCAGCCGGGGAAGCCCACAATAATCGGCCAAATCCAAGGAAAGCCCGTATTTGGCCTCCCTGGTTATCCAACCTCATGCCTCACAAACTTCACGCTATTGGTGGCGCCGCTCTTGAGAAAGCTCTTAGGACTCAAGGGCGAGCACAGGAAAGTGCAAAAGAAGCTCGCCTTTAAAGTGTTCTCCGTTAAAGGAAGGCGCCAGTTTTTGCCTGTTAAGATTGAAGGCGAAGAGGCTGTTCCAATACTAAAAGGCAGCGGCGCAGTGACGAGCTTCGTTGATGCCGATGGATTTATAGAGGTTCCCGAAACAGTAGAAATTCTCGAAGAAGGCGAAGAGGTTGAGGTCTTCCTCTTTTGA
- a CDS encoding HD domain-containing protein encodes MDGKIIHDPLHGSMKVKGLILDLIKTPEFQRLRGIRQLGMAYLVFPGANHSRFEHSLGTYYVAKRLGEEIGLNEEEKLLLQASALLHDIGHGPFSHTFEQIYQHYVKEYDHMRLGQSIILGNIDIIDGEVESRKLIPEVLEEYGIKPQEVAALLLGKYEKRYLGQMLHGDVDVDQLDYLMRDAHYTGVAHGIVDFERILKTLRIYNDELVVDEKGIEAIEGMMVARALMYSRVYFHHTVKIAEGMLTRALEFALEEGHLWEFWKMNDCRVIIELEDLEGYPSEIVKRVKYRDLFKAAVLASADELSAEEKREFLSAYRNVKKRQELERRLADAVGAKEGEVIIEFSIADLMLSEPRLKATEINVHLPTGEFQPLTKVTPLANALKRRQTPRWVVLVASPSKYVENVKKIWKKVIFG; translated from the coding sequence ATGGACGGAAAGATAATCCATGATCCTCTTCATGGAAGCATGAAAGTTAAAGGCCTTATCTTGGATTTGATTAAAACTCCCGAGTTCCAGAGGCTTAGAGGGATCAGACAGCTTGGAATGGCTTATCTTGTTTTCCCCGGAGCAAACCATTCACGCTTTGAGCACTCTTTGGGGACTTACTACGTAGCTAAGCGTTTGGGTGAGGAAATTGGACTAAATGAGGAAGAAAAACTTCTTCTTCAAGCTAGTGCTCTCCTCCACGACATAGGACATGGGCCGTTTTCACACACGTTTGAGCAGATCTACCAGCACTATGTGAAAGAATACGACCACATGCGCTTAGGCCAAAGCATTATCTTGGGTAACATAGATATAATAGATGGGGAAGTTGAGAGCAGGAAGCTGATACCTGAAGTTCTTGAAGAGTATGGAATAAAGCCCCAAGAAGTTGCAGCGCTCTTGTTGGGAAAGTATGAAAAGCGCTATTTAGGTCAGATGCTCCATGGTGACGTTGATGTCGACCAGCTTGACTATTTGATGAGAGACGCCCACTACACGGGTGTAGCTCACGGAATTGTGGACTTCGAGAGAATTCTAAAGACCCTTAGGATATACAACGATGAGCTTGTGGTGGACGAGAAGGGCATTGAGGCAATTGAGGGAATGATGGTAGCTCGGGCTCTCATGTACTCAAGGGTTTACTTCCACCACACTGTAAAGATAGCAGAGGGAATGCTTACAAGGGCTTTGGAATTCGCCTTGGAAGAGGGGCACCTCTGGGAGTTCTGGAAGATGAACGACTGTAGAGTTATAATCGAGCTTGAGGACTTAGAAGGCTACCCAAGCGAAATAGTTAAGCGCGTTAAGTATAGAGACCTCTTTAAAGCGGCCGTTTTGGCAAGCGCCGACGAGCTCAGTGCAGAGGAAAAGAGAGAGTTCTTAAGTGCGTATAGGAACGTCAAAAAGAGACAAGAACTTGAGAGGAGATTAGCCGATGCGGTTGGTGCTAAGGAGGGGGAGGTCATAATAGAGTTCTCAATAGCTGATTTGATGCTCAGCGAGCCCAGACTAAAGGCCACGGAGATAAATGTTCACCTACCGACTGGTGAGTTCCAACCTCTCACGAAAGTGACCCCTCTGGCAAACGCCTTAAAAAGAAGACAAACCCCTAGATGGGTGGTTTTAGTTGCTTCACCATCGAAATATGTCGAAAACGTTAAAAAAATCTGGAAGAAGGTTATCTTTGGTTAG
- a CDS encoding transcriptional regulator has protein sequence MEKARLVRIVESILHGTGFKTARMDFKGSCFDLVGNKLFLLLFVKVLQNIDSLTQEQADDLKRLAKFFQATPLLVGIKSKNDELEEGVVYERFGIYALNPQTLYDVLVENELPAIFAERGGFYVNVDGELLRKLRERRGYSVGELARMLGVSRKSLQNYERGEQAVSLDVALRLEEIFDEPIAKPIDILTAKVEANLNVKPENQLEREILERLKGLGMGVIKIRKAPFNAVSREDEVRILTGIDSKKTSTTVKRAQMVSEVSKIIHSDGLFIIEKTKTEVIGEVPLIPKETLREVKDADELIDIIESLKREIRKKLFIPNQR, from the coding sequence ATGGAGAAAGCGAGACTGGTCAGAATTGTTGAGAGCATACTCCACGGCACCGGGTTTAAGACCGCCAGAATGGATTTTAAAGGTTCATGCTTTGACTTAGTGGGCAATAAACTCTTTTTGCTGCTCTTTGTTAAAGTTCTCCAAAACATTGACAGCCTTACTCAAGAGCAGGCTGATGATTTAAAGCGCTTAGCTAAGTTCTTCCAAGCTACGCCCTTGCTGGTGGGTATTAAGAGCAAGAACGACGAGCTTGAGGAGGGAGTGGTTTACGAGCGTTTTGGCATCTATGCGCTGAATCCACAAACCCTCTACGATGTGCTCGTCGAAAATGAGCTTCCCGCTATCTTTGCCGAGCGTGGAGGATTCTATGTTAACGTGGATGGGGAGCTTTTGAGGAAGCTTAGAGAGAGGAGAGGCTACAGCGTTGGCGAACTGGCGAGAATGCTCGGCGTTTCAAGAAAAAGCCTCCAAAACTATGAGAGGGGCGAACAGGCCGTTAGTTTGGATGTAGCTTTGAGGCTCGAGGAGATATTCGATGAGCCTATAGCTAAGCCCATAGATATCCTAACTGCTAAAGTCGAAGCAAACCTCAACGTGAAACCCGAAAATCAGCTCGAGAGGGAGATACTTGAGAGACTGAAGGGGCTAGGCATGGGCGTGATAAAAATAAGAAAAGCTCCTTTTAATGCGGTTTCAAGAGAGGATGAAGTTAGGATACTAACGGGCATTGACTCTAAAAAGACCTCCACAACTGTAAAGAGGGCGCAGATGGTCAGCGAAGTTAGCAAGATAATCCACAGCGACGGCTTGTTTATAATTGAGAAGACCAAGACCGAGGTCATTGGAGAAGTGCCTCTAATCCCCAAGGAGACCCTTAGAGAAGTTAAGGACGCCGATGAGCTTATAGACATCATTGAAAGTCTAAAAAGAGAGATAAGAAAAAAGCTCTTCATCCCTAACCAAAGATAA